The genomic segment AACGTTATCGGCTCCACGATACTCGCCTATTTCTGGGATGACCTGTCTCCGTCGCTCGCCACGAGCTGGGATAAAATAAACCTGCTGAATACTTTTGGGCCGCTCGGCGGGTTGCTGGTGACCTATCTGCTTCTGTTCGCTGCGCTAATGCTGGTCATTGCGCAGGAGAAACGCTTCTTCCGCCGTCAGAAACCGGCGGTCACCCCTGCTGCTATTAAGGAGGGCGCATAATGAACGCCATTACCCCTGATTACCGTCTGGATATGTCCGGCGAGCCTTGCCCGTACCCGGCGGTCGCGACGCTCGAAGCGCTGCCGCAGCTGAAAAAAGGCGAAGTACTCGAAGTCATTAGCGATTGCCCGCAATCCATCAACAATATCCCGCTCGATGCCCGCAACCACGGCTATACGGTGCTGGATATTCAGCAGGATGGCCCCACCATCCGCTACCTCATCCAGAAATAACCCGCAGCGCCCTCCTGGCCGGGAGGGCGCGCTATTCCTGCGCTGCATAGTAAAAAACCGCCCTGGTGGCGGTTGTATTATGAGCGGCATTTCTGCTGTAAACACACTGCTTTTTACTGGCTTATCTCGCTGTCATTCAGCGTCAGCGGATGAATATTATCATTGGTTAGTTCAAAACCTGCCACGACATGCCGGGACGCACTGTTATTGTTTTTCGCCCCCGGGAGCAGCACATATTCGACAATATAAGGCGTTTGTTTTTTGAACGTGTAAAAAGACGGCGGGAGACACAGTTGCCCGCCTTTTACATGAAGCGCAGGTTGCTTACGATACCACCGCGCCTTAGGCGGCGTATTGCGTGGCGCGATAATGATAATAGATGGGTAATAATCCTGAGCATCCTGCACGCTAAAGCAGACATTCTGAGAAACCCGTTTCACTGTCGTCGTTTCGCTGGGGGTTAATCTGTCCCCCGCGCCCGGGCAACCAGCCAGCATAAATACCGACAGAAGCCATACTTTCGGCGTTTTAAACATAAGGAAATCCTTTAAGGGTGTACGCGTATCGCTCTCTTAACAGGGCCTCGTCGAGATCACCATCATACGAGACAACATCCTGATTTTTATCTCTGTATACCAGCCATTGGGCGTAACCAAACTTCTCAAATAGAAAATTATCGGCAATAATTTGCGCCTGCTGCTCCAGGGGGTATTGCCTCAAGGTCCGTTTATCCAGACCGTACCGGTAACTTACAGCCCAACTGAAAAAGCCACGTAGTTTGACATACATTCCTCGTTCTCGTTGCCATACGTGGCTCATTTCATGGATGAAAAGATGCTGTAAGTTGGCAGCCGACGTTGAGAAATCGTCACGGTACCAGTAGCGGAAATAAAGTTCCCCGTTGGGAGTCAGGGCTGCGTAATCGCCTTGCATCCCCAAAGGAAGGTAACTGTCATGATGGATCCACACTTATGATAGGGAATAGAATTACCGAATACGGATTTAGCTAATTTGATCTCGCCAAGGGTTAATAGCCGAAGACTGCCTTCCTGTTGAGCCTGCTGTGTCATAATTCCGTCCTTTTAATAAACTAAAACTCTCCGTAACACTTTAATTATAAAGCAATTCCTATTATTCGGAATCACAAATTTTGGTAGTATTTCTCTAATGGCTTACTTACCGTTACCGGTAATAAAACACGCGTAGCGCGTGTTTAAACCCGCCACATAACGTCTGGCAGGAGGCCCCACCATCCGCTACCTCATCCAGAAATAACCCGCAGCGCCCTCCTGGCCGGGAGGGCGCGCTATTCCTGCCCTATACTTCGGTCATCCCCTTCAACCGGAGTTCTGCTATGTGCGGTCGATTCGCCCAGACCTTAAGCCGTGAAGATTATCTCGCCGCGCTTGATGACAACACCGAACGCGCGATCGCCTTCGACCCGGAACCGCTGGCGCGCTATAACGTCGCGCCCGGCACCCGCGTGCTGCTGCTAAACCAGCGTGACGACACGCTGCATCTCGATCCTGTTCACTGGGGGTACGCGCCCGCATGGTGGCATAAAACGCCGCTTATTAATGCGCGTGTCGAAACGGCGGCCACCAGCCGGATGTTTAAGCCGCTGTGGCAGCACGGGCGCGCGATTGTCTTTGCGGACGGCTGGTATGAGTGGAAGCGCGACGGTGATAAAAAACAGCCCTATTTCATTCACCGTGCTGATGG from the Cronobacter condimenti 1330 genome contains:
- the yedF gene encoding sulfurtransferase-like selenium metabolism protein YedF encodes the protein MNAITPDYRLDMSGEPCPYPAVATLEALPQLKKGEVLEVISDCPQSINNIPLDARNHGYTVLDIQQDGPTIRYLIQK
- a CDS encoding putative T6SS immunity periplasmic lipoprotein, translating into MFKTPKVWLLSVFMLAGCPGAGDRLTPSETTTVKRVSQNVCFSVQDAQDYYPSIIIIAPRNTPPKARWYRKQPALHVKGGQLCLPPSFYTFKKQTPYIVEYVLLPGAKNNNSASRHVVAGFELTNDNIHPLTLNDSEISQ
- a CDS encoding SOS response-associated peptidase family protein, which translates into the protein MCGRFAQTLSREDYLAALDDNTERAIAFDPEPLARYNVAPGTRVLLLNQRDDTLHLDPVHWGYAPAWWHKTPLINARVETAATSRMFKPLWQHGRAIVFADGWYEWKRDGDKKQPYFIHRADGEPLFFAAIGKAPFDASPENEGFVIVTAAADKGLIDIHDRRPLAFTTEAALAWLNPDASSARLEALAHDAALGPDAFAWHPVDRAVGNIRNQSPDLLAPIDNPVV